TACAACCCCCGCAATCCCCCTGGCCGTCGCAGGCCATGGGGCCGGTCGAGACGCTGCTCACGACGCTCGGGCCGGGGCTCGGGCCCACCGAGACGCTGGGCTCGGGGCCGGGGCTCGGGCCCACCGAGACGCTGGGCTCGGGGCCGGGGCCCACGCTCGACACGCTGGGCCCGGGGCCCACGCTGGAGAGGGTCGTGCTCGATGGGCCCGTCCCTCCGGCGCCGCCCATCCCCTCGCCCGGGGTGTCCACGACGACCTTGGCGCCGCAGCCCGCGGTGAACACGAGCCCGAGGGCGGCCGAAAAAACGACGGCTGGCTTCATCGCGCGCAGCATACATCGGCGGGGCGCGGGCCCGCATCGATCTTTCGCTTCCCCCGAAGGCCACGTCGAGGCATGAATGGGGCGATGGGCGAGGCCCTCTCCCGTGTCCTGGACCCGACCGCGCTCGACGCCTGCGACAAGCCCCGCGGGCGGCTCGTGATCGAGGTCCCGCGCGGCTGGGCCGGCGCCGTGATCGAGGTCGTGATCCCGAAACGCGTCACGTGCGCGCGCTGCGACGGCGGCGGATGCGACGGATGCGGGCGCCGCGGAGGCCATCGTGTCCCGGGAGAAGACGAAGAGCGCCTCGTGCGTGTGCGGCTGCCCGCGGCGTTCGAGGGCGGCGTGGTGCTCCGGATCCTGCGGCCCTTCGGCGAGGACGGCGCGGGGATCGCGCAGCTCTTGATCGAGGCGCGCGCGGGCGAGGCCGCGAGCGTGGGCGTCACGTGGTGCGAGCCCGCCGCGCCCGAGGCGCCGAGCCGGGAGCCCGAGGCGCCTCGCGCCGCCGCTCTCTCGTTCGGCGCCGGAAGGGCCGCGACGGTCGTGACGATCGCGCTCGCGCTCGCCGCCCTCGTCGCGTTTGCCGTCGGGCGCTGACAGCCGCGCGGGGCGGCGTGTAGCATGGCGCCATGTCGCTCTTCGGCCGCGTCGCCGCATGGGCCCTCGTGGTGGGGCTGGCCTCGGCTTGTAACAAACCGGATCCCGAACCCGCGCCCGCCGCATCCGCGACCGCATCCGCGACGGCTTCCGCGCCCGCCTCCGTCGCCGCTTCCGCGGGCGAGGCGCCGCCCCGCCCTGCCCCGCCTCCCCCACCCCCGCCGAAACAGCACGAGGATCCGCGGCAGGTCCTCGCGCACATCCAGGGGAACCTCGAGCGCCTGGCCGCCGGGGAAAAGGTCGCGAAATGGCCCGCCGGCGGGGAGCCGCATCCATTCGAAGGGCTGGTCGAGGCGTACCAGGCCGTCCTCGCGGGGGAGACGAGCGCGGCGGACAAGCTCGCCGCGGTCGCGAAGGAAGCACGATCGCAGCTCGAGGGACGGCTGCGCGCCGCGGAGCTCAGCCTCGACAAACCAAAACCGGGCGACGCCGCCGATTACGCGCGCAAGGTCTCGGCGATCGCCGCGGCGAAGGCCGAGGGGCCCGAGGGGACGATGATCCGGCTCGTGGCCACGATGCGGCTCGTCGACGCCGCGCTCGTCCTCGCGAGCGCGGAGGACTACAGGAACGCGGAATACGATCTGTTCAAGCGCTCGGACGCGTATACCCGCACGGAGCGCGAGCGGTTCCGCGAGGGCGACTGGCTGCGCCTGCCTTGCCGCACGTTGCTCGGGCGGCGCAGCCTCGTCGAGGCGGCCGCAAAGCGCCTCGACAAGGCCGCGGGCCCGCTGCTCTCCTGCCCGACGCCGAGGGGAAAGGAGCGTGATTTCGACTTGATGGAGCGCTTCGTGAAGGACCCGGGCGCGGTCGTGGCGGAGGTGCTGCCCGAGGCGACCGAAGCGCCGAAGAAGGAAGAACCCGCCGCGCCCGAGCCGACGGCGCCTCCCGAGCCCTGGGATCTCCGCGCCGCCATCCTCTTCATGGGCGAAAAACCCGACGCCGCCTCGAAACCGCTCGAAGCGGCGGCCAAGAAGAGCACGGTGGGGAAACTCGATCACGCGTTGTTCCTGCACGCGCTCCGGCCCCAATCGGCGGCGCGCGACGAGAACATCAAGAAGCTGCTCGGCGAGGTCGAGAAGGCCAGCGTGGCCGCGGCGAAAAAAAACGACGACACGTTCCTCCTGGAGGACGCGTCGATCGATCGGCGCGTGTACGACGGCACGGACGAGAGCCTGCTCGGGATCGTCCGGGTCGCCTCCGCGAGCGGCGCCGCGAACACGGCGTCGGCCTTTTATGCGATCCCCTGCGCCGTGCTGCTCGCCCGGCCGAAGCTGCTCGAATCGACGACGCCGCTCTTCGGCGGAAACCGCGACAATTTTCTCCCGCGCTCGGGGTGCGCCTGGGGCCGCGGCTTCGTGCGGGGTTTTCCCGATCGAGAGCTCGAGGCGTACACGCAGGCGAGCGAGGAGGCCGACGGCCATTTTTACGTGAACCACGGCGGCTCGCTCCGCTTCGGCCTCGCCGCCGCGCTGAAGGCGAAGGAGGAGGCTATGCGGATCGATCCGAAGAGCCTGCTGCGTATCCCCACGCCGCCCACGACCTGGCCCTACGAGACCTGGTCGTACATGACGCCCGAGAGCCGCGCCATGTACGGCCGGCTGAAGAGGCTCGCCGAGGACCTCAGGACCAAGCTCGTGGCCCACGACAAGACCCGCGGCCTCGACGAGAAGCAGGCGAACGAAGCCGCCCACGTGGGCCTGTTCCAGGTCGTCTGGGGCGCCGCGTGTGGCGACGCGGCGCCGCCCCGCTCCTTGCGCAAGCTCGTCGTCGACGGGGCGAAGCCGGAAGAGATACGAGCGTTCCTTCAGGCCAGCGAACACGAAAAGGCGGTTCTCGAGCCGTTCCGCGCCTGCGCGAAGCACACGGGCATGGATCCGCTCGTGCACATGGCGGTGCTGAACGCCGCGGCGCTGCCGATCCTCTGGGAGATGAAGGTGGATCCGGCCAGGGCCGAGGAGCTCGACCTCGTGGTCGATCCGAACGCGCCGAACCATTTCGGAAAAACCCCGCTCATGGCGGCCGCGCAGCACGACCGCCTGGACGCCGCGCGCCGCCTCCTGAAGCGCGGCGCGGTCGTGCAACGGGCGACGTTCCAGCCGTACGAGCCGAAGCTCGCGCACGACGCGCGCACGCCGCTCATGTACGCAGCCGCGCGCGGGTCGCTGCCGATGATCCGGCTGCTGCTCGACGCGGGCGGGGACAAGTACGCGGCCGATACGAAGGGACGGATCCCCCTGCATTACCTGCTCGGCCACGGGCCGGTGCGGCCGAACCCGAACCTATCGCCGGCGGACCTCGCGGAGGCGGCGAAGCTCCTCTTCTGAAGGCAGGATCGGCGAAGGCTCCCCCGGCGACACGATCCACACCCGCCGCATCGCGCGCGTCACGGCCACGTGGAGCGCACGCCGATGTTCGGGTCCGTCGGGCCAAACGACTCCGTTCGCGTCCGGGATGATCACGTAATCGAACTCGAGCCCCTTCACCTCGGACACCTCGGTCACCTCGATCCCCGGCCCGAACGAAAAATCCCCGTCCTGCACCAGGCGGCACGGCATGCCGCGGGAGACGGCCTCGTGCACGGCCCGCGCCGAATGCTCGTCGCGCGTGATGATGGCCACGGAGGCATACGGATCATCGGCGCGCAATCGCCGCAGACCCTCGCATAACACCGCCGCCGCGTGCCCCTCGCCCGGCACGACCGTGCAGAGGACGGGCGCGCCCTCGCGTGGCGCGCGCGGCACCTCGGCGGGCGCGTCCGCGCCGAGAATGGCGTGGGCAAACTCCACGATGGGCCGCGGCGATCGGTAGGACGTCTCCAGGAACGCCGGCTCGCTTTTCACGGAGAGCGCCTCCATCACGGCCTCCCACGAGCGGAAATGGCCCGAGCGATCGATCCGCTGCGCCGCGTCCCCGGCCACGGTCACGCTGCCCTCCGGATCGAGCGCGCGCCCGATCACGCGGAGCTCGATCGGCGCGAGCTCCTGCGCCTCGTCGAGCACGATGTGCGCGTAACGAGACAGCGCCCCGGCCTTGGTCGCGCTCG
The nucleotide sequence above comes from Polyangium spumosum. Encoded proteins:
- a CDS encoding ankyrin repeat domain-containing protein produces the protein MSLFGRVAAWALVVGLASACNKPDPEPAPAASATASATASAPASVAASAGEAPPRPAPPPPPPPKQHEDPRQVLAHIQGNLERLAAGEKVAKWPAGGEPHPFEGLVEAYQAVLAGETSAADKLAAVAKEARSQLEGRLRAAELSLDKPKPGDAADYARKVSAIAAAKAEGPEGTMIRLVATMRLVDAALVLASAEDYRNAEYDLFKRSDAYTRTERERFREGDWLRLPCRTLLGRRSLVEAAAKRLDKAAGPLLSCPTPRGKERDFDLMERFVKDPGAVVAEVLPEATEAPKKEEPAAPEPTAPPEPWDLRAAILFMGEKPDAASKPLEAAAKKSTVGKLDHALFLHALRPQSAARDENIKKLLGEVEKASVAAAKKNDDTFLLEDASIDRRVYDGTDESLLGIVRVASASGAANTASAFYAIPCAVLLARPKLLESTTPLFGGNRDNFLPRSGCAWGRGFVRGFPDRELEAYTQASEEADGHFYVNHGGSLRFGLAAALKAKEEAMRIDPKSLLRIPTPPTTWPYETWSYMTPESRAMYGRLKRLAEDLRTKLVAHDKTRGLDEKQANEAAHVGLFQVVWGAACGDAAPPRSLRKLVVDGAKPEEIRAFLQASEHEKAVLEPFRACAKHTGMDPLVHMAVLNAAALPILWEMKVDPARAEELDLVVDPNAPNHFGKTPLMAAAQHDRLDAARRLLKRGAVVQRATFQPYEPKLAHDARTPLMYAAARGSLPMIRLLLDAGGDKYAADTKGRIPLHYLLGHGPVRPNPNLSPADLAEAAKLLF